From one Caldithrix abyssi DSM 13497 genomic stretch:
- a CDS encoding FAD-dependent oxidoreductase, producing MSLKDVLSPFSAWKRTLEKPFTIKKPITEREGAERYRGFHVNDIEKCIGCGTCEEICQNEAIDMVEATPITAKKGDSGLRPQIDYGRCCWCALCVDVCPTGSLGMSNDYIWVTPNADEWVFKPGIDEKKWNDDQKGYRRTEEAWLLDPEQEPMPVLEPEIRKDTFEEMAKGYPVTMALEEASRCLECGICIEACPTHMDIPEYIRAIRENRLEDGLKILYDTNPFSESCGRVCTARCQDVCALGHNGKPIAIRWLKRYITDNTHEKRNEILGIGQNLPQNEQKIAIIGGGPSGLTAAFYLRNYGYQVTVYEKHDQLGGMLRYGIPEYRLPKAVLDREIKTILDTGVTVIYNTEIGKDVSLKDIQETFDAVFISVGAQKGTEMPIEGMDTPGVLIGVDFLDRIAEGERPDLGQKVVVVGGGNTAMDVCRSAVRLGAKEVQVIYRRTEQEMPANDEEIEEAKEEGVRFEFLTTPVKISKKGDKLEIECLRMKLGEPDASGRRRPVPIEGSNFTILTDTCVMAIGQKVDSEMAAQADVKTTRWGTFDIDPTTLQTNVKNVFAGGDCGFGPDDAIRAIADGKKAAYFINKYLTKKGPLVE from the coding sequence ATGAGTCTTAAAGATGTACTTTCGCCATTTTCGGCCTGGAAGCGCACGTTAGAAAAACCATTTACCATAAAAAAACCGATCACCGAACGAGAAGGCGCGGAGCGCTACCGCGGCTTTCATGTCAACGATATAGAAAAGTGCATCGGCTGCGGCACCTGCGAAGAGATTTGCCAGAACGAAGCTATTGACATGGTGGAAGCCACGCCTATTACGGCCAAAAAAGGCGACAGCGGATTGCGTCCGCAAATCGACTACGGCCGCTGCTGCTGGTGCGCGCTTTGCGTGGATGTGTGTCCAACCGGGTCGCTGGGCATGTCCAATGACTACATCTGGGTTACGCCCAATGCGGACGAATGGGTCTTTAAGCCGGGCATTGATGAAAAAAAATGGAATGACGATCAGAAAGGCTATCGACGAACCGAGGAAGCCTGGCTGCTGGACCCCGAGCAGGAGCCCATGCCCGTGTTGGAACCGGAAATCCGCAAAGATACCTTTGAAGAAATGGCCAAAGGCTACCCGGTGACCATGGCTCTGGAAGAGGCCAGCCGCTGTCTGGAATGCGGCATTTGCATCGAAGCCTGTCCCACGCACATGGACATTCCGGAGTACATCCGCGCCATTCGCGAAAACCGTCTGGAAGATGGATTGAAGATTTTGTACGATACCAATCCCTTTTCCGAATCGTGCGGCCGCGTTTGTACGGCGCGCTGCCAGGATGTGTGCGCCCTGGGGCACAACGGCAAGCCCATCGCCATTCGCTGGTTAAAACGCTACATAACCGATAATACCCACGAAAAGCGAAATGAGATTTTAGGCATCGGTCAAAATTTACCGCAAAATGAGCAAAAAATTGCCATCATCGGCGGCGGCCCTTCCGGACTGACGGCCGCTTTTTACCTGCGCAATTACGGCTATCAGGTAACGGTTTATGAAAAACACGATCAATTAGGCGGCATGCTGCGTTACGGCATCCCTGAATATCGTCTGCCCAAAGCGGTGCTGGATCGCGAAATCAAGACCATTCTGGACACCGGCGTTACAGTAATCTACAATACGGAAATCGGTAAAGATGTTAGCCTGAAGGACATTCAGGAAACGTTTGACGCCGTGTTCATCTCCGTTGGCGCGCAAAAGGGCACGGAAATGCCCATCGAGGGGATGGACACGCCGGGCGTGTTGATTGGCGTCGATTTTCTGGACCGTATTGCCGAAGGCGAACGACCGGACCTGGGCCAAAAAGTGGTGGTGGTGGGCGGCGGCAACACGGCCATGGATGTGTGCCGTTCTGCGGTGCGCCTGGGCGCCAAAGAGGTGCAGGTGATCTACCGCCGTACAGAGCAGGAGATGCCCGCTAACGACGAGGAGATCGAAGAGGCCAAAGAAGAAGGCGTGCGGTTCGAATTTTTAACTACGCCGGTTAAAATTAGTAAAAAAGGCGATAAGCTGGAGATCGAATGTCTGCGCATGAAATTGGGCGAGCCGGATGCCTCTGGCAGGCGTCGGCCGGTTCCCATTGAGGGCTCGAACTTTACCATTCTGACCGATACCTGTGTGATGGCCATCGGGCAAAAGGTGGACAGCGAAATGGCCGCACAGGCGGACGTTAAGACCACGCGCTGGGGAACGTTCGACATCGATCCCACCACCTTACAAACCAACGTGAAAAATGTCTTTGCCGGAGGCGACTGCGGTTTTGGGCCGGATGATGCCATCAGAGCCATCGCCGACGGGAAAAAAGCCGCCTACTTCATTAACAAATATCTGACCAAAAAAGGGCCGCTGGTGGAATAA
- a CDS encoding ferritin family protein: MSVQEKNLSFNNIDEILQFAIEKEEEARTFYELWSQKVKKQSIKEVLLEFAVEEQKHKELLLNVKAGRDFNQPKNQIIDLKLGDYFTEVKAHENMTYEAALRIAIQREIGAHQLYQYLASIAENQQIKELFDRLALEELKHKMRLENMYDENFLSEN; this comes from the coding sequence ATGTCTGTTCAAGAGAAAAATTTAAGCTTTAACAATATCGACGAAATTTTACAATTTGCCATCGAAAAGGAAGAAGAAGCCAGAACATTCTATGAACTCTGGTCTCAAAAGGTTAAAAAGCAGTCCATTAAAGAGGTGCTGCTGGAATTTGCCGTGGAAGAGCAAAAACACAAAGAGCTGCTTTTAAACGTTAAGGCGGGGCGCGACTTTAACCAGCCGAAAAACCAAATCATCGATCTTAAATTGGGCGATTATTTTACGGAAGTGAAAGCGCACGAAAACATGACTTACGAAGCGGCGTTGCGTATCGCCATTCAAAGAGAAATTGGCGCTCATCAATTGTACCAGTACCTGGCGTCCATCGCCGAAAATCAGCAGATCAAGGAATTGTTCGACAGGCTGGCCCTGGAAGAATTAAAGCATAAGATGCGCCTGGAAAACATGTACGACGAAAACTTTTTGAGCGAGAACTAA
- a CDS encoding response regulator, with protein MSKFNPFSLKTRIFSHIPELQKEADLEIIKRAQLGPVMYVALILLIYFTTNLAEDFPVLFYSLISGLILLSIVRTIFGFYYQKNINLNPDRCRLVFSALTLIIVSMWGWLGAFTLSYYGIDPTSLTILVTISGLGAGGISALSPNFKLTRAYLVLLLMPSVLTGLLLGDAKIFVWGVLILFFFFYLYLFARRFYEEYWNRLYQNYILSLKNIELKKAKEETERANKAKDEFLANMSHEIRTPMNGILGMTELALETRLTAEQRDYLNVVKSSAEALLAIINDILDFSKIEAGKLDLEEIDFNLYDMIGDMIKPLAIKSNEKKIELAYFIDPDVPIFIKGDPIRLRQILINLLGNAIKFTEKGQVVLEVLKAERLDDKIILKFGVHDTGIGIPREVQDKIFESFVQADTSITRKFGGTGLGLAICMRLVRMMNGKIWLESPSTYPSRKKGGPGTSFFFTAQLHEAEHRETTPYRILQKNLKGLNVLLIDDNPINRSYFQKILEKNKLQVTTAESAFKALEILKTNQRFDLIITDAQMPEMDGFELSTQIRALKNYKKVPIILLTSSGMRGDSERCKQIGINAYLPKPVKLTDFLKALQVTLGLPQEEEVQPSLVTQYTVREVLPRLHILVAEDNPVNQKLAIRLLEKNGYYADIAKNGLEVLEKLKKNHYDLILMDVQMPEMDGLQATQKIRELENGKSHIPIIALTAHAMKKDIDMCLNAAMDGYVSKPIRKEELFKEIERVAGAIEH; from the coding sequence ATGTCCAAGTTTAATCCATTTTCGCTGAAAACTCGAATTTTTTCACACATTCCTGAATTACAAAAGGAAGCCGACTTAGAAATCATCAAACGAGCGCAGTTGGGCCCGGTAATGTATGTTGCCCTGATCTTATTAATTTATTTCACAACCAATTTGGCAGAAGATTTTCCAGTCTTATTTTACTCGTTAATTTCTGGCCTTATTTTGTTAAGCATCGTCCGCACCATTTTTGGCTTCTATTATCAAAAAAACATCAATCTAAATCCTGATCGCTGCCGATTGGTCTTCTCTGCGTTAACATTAATTATTGTGAGTATGTGGGGATGGCTTGGCGCTTTCACGCTTTCATATTACGGAATTGATCCCACTTCGTTAACCATATTGGTAACGATCAGCGGTCTGGGCGCCGGCGGCATTTCTGCCTTATCCCCAAATTTTAAACTGACTCGCGCCTATCTTGTTTTGTTGCTCATGCCTTCGGTTTTAACCGGCTTATTGCTTGGCGACGCTAAAATTTTCGTCTGGGGCGTGCTCATTCTGTTCTTCTTCTTTTATCTCTATCTATTTGCCAGACGGTTTTATGAGGAATACTGGAACAGGCTTTACCAAAACTACATTTTAAGCCTTAAAAACATCGAACTGAAAAAAGCAAAAGAAGAGACCGAACGGGCCAACAAAGCTAAAGATGAATTCCTGGCCAACATGAGCCACGAGATTCGCACGCCCATGAACGGCATTCTGGGCATGACTGAATTAGCCCTGGAAACGCGACTCACGGCCGAGCAAAGAGACTATCTGAATGTCGTCAAATCATCCGCCGAAGCCCTGCTGGCCATCATTAACGACATTCTCGATTTCTCAAAAATTGAAGCGGGCAAACTGGATCTGGAAGAAATCGACTTTAACCTGTACGATATGATCGGCGACATGATTAAACCGCTGGCCATTAAAAGCAACGAAAAAAAGATTGAACTGGCCTACTTTATCGATCCGGACGTACCCATCTTCATTAAAGGCGATCCCATTCGCTTGCGACAAATTTTGATCAACTTGCTCGGCAATGCCATTAAGTTCACCGAAAAAGGTCAGGTGGTTCTGGAAGTATTGAAAGCAGAGCGTTTAGATGATAAAATCATTCTTAAATTTGGCGTTCACGATACGGGCATTGGCATTCCCAGAGAGGTGCAGGACAAAATCTTCGAGTCGTTTGTGCAGGCCGATACTTCCATTACGCGCAAATTTGGCGGAACCGGTCTGGGACTGGCCATTTGCATGCGCCTGGTCAGAATGATGAACGGTAAGATCTGGCTGGAGAGTCCTTCCACCTATCCCAGCCGCAAAAAAGGCGGCCCCGGCACCTCGTTCTTCTTTACGGCACAACTCCACGAGGCCGAACACCGGGAAACAACGCCCTATCGCATTTTGCAGAAAAATCTAAAAGGATTAAATGTTTTATTGATTGACGACAATCCGATCAACCGCAGTTATTTTCAGAAGATTTTAGAAAAAAATAAATTGCAGGTTACCACAGCCGAAAGCGCTTTTAAGGCGCTGGAAATCTTAAAAACCAATCAGCGCTTCGATCTCATTATCACCGACGCTCAGATGCCCGAGATGGACGGCTTTGAACTCTCCACTCAAATCAGAGCGTTAAAAAACTACAAAAAGGTGCCCATTATTCTGCTTACCTCTTCCGGCATGCGCGGCGACAGCGAGCGGTGCAAGCAAATCGGCATTAACGCCTACCTGCCCAAACCCGTAAAATTAACCGACTTTTTGAAGGCGCTACAGGTTACCCTGGGGCTGCCGCAGGAAGAAGAGGTGCAGCCTTCGCTGGTTACCCAATATACAGTGCGCGAAGTGCTGCCCAGATTACACATCCTGGTGGCTGAAGATAATCCGGTAAACCAGAAGTTAGCCATCCGTCTGTTAGAAAAAAACGGCTACTACGCCGATATTGCCAAAAACGGACTGGAAGTGCTGGAAAAACTCAAGAAAAATCATTACGACCTGATCTTAATGGATGTTCAGATGCCAGAGATGGACGGCTTACAGGCCACGCAAAAAATCAGAGAGCTGGAAAACGGCAAAAGTCACATTCCCATTATTGCCCTGACTGCGCACGCCATGAAAAAAGACATCGATATGTGTTTGAACGCCGCCATGGACGGCTACGTTTCCAAGCCCATCCGCAAAGAAGAGCTGTTTAAAGAAATCGAACGCGTGGCCGGCGCCATCGAGCATTAG
- the gpmI gene encoding 2,3-bisphosphoglycerate-independent phosphoglycerate mutase, translating to MRPVMVIVRDGWGYNENPKGNAVMAAKTVNIDAYKNKYPWILIETSGEAVGLPPGFQGSSEVGHLNMGAGRVVIQELKRIDDGFKDGSIFKNEKWRALIDNWKSNQSRLHLFGLLQDEGVHAHMDHLFKIMRQARKEYPQGEIVIHPFLDGRDTPPRSCMEYLAKLNKVMQEVGSCRIGTVMGRYYAMDRSRDWTLTDQAYNCIVSAQGRRASSAEQAVKESYEKDRTPDDVEMFDEYIPPYVIGDYDGVHDGDSVFHTNYRQDRAIQLSMAFVEDTYPGQRSKRPKVIYLGFTQYYDEFENYLMASMTSSGNMENILGEVLSKAGLKQLRIAETQKFRHVTSFFNGKLTTPFPGEDQVEIKSTIDPAAYASHPEMEAYRVTEELLKRLENNPYAFILVNYANGDMVGHTGDFEAAKRAIEVVDECVGRIVKRMLELDGRILITADHGNSEQMIDYETGMVKTSHTTFPVEFIYVAKDAPGVQLKETGKLADIAPTVLKLLGLPIPDEMTADVLIK from the coding sequence ATGAGACCTGTAATGGTTATTGTCCGCGATGGTTGGGGTTACAACGAAAACCCCAAAGGAAACGCCGTGATGGCAGCAAAAACCGTAAACATAGATGCTTACAAAAACAAATATCCCTGGATTTTAATCGAAACCTCCGGCGAAGCGGTCGGCTTGCCCCCTGGCTTTCAGGGCTCCAGTGAGGTTGGGCACTTAAACATGGGCGCCGGACGCGTGGTAATCCAGGAGTTAAAAAGGATTGACGACGGCTTCAAAGACGGTTCAATCTTTAAAAATGAAAAGTGGCGCGCGTTAATTGACAACTGGAAATCGAATCAGTCGCGCCTGCATCTCTTTGGCTTGCTGCAGGATGAAGGCGTGCACGCCCACATGGATCACCTGTTCAAAATCATGCGGCAGGCGCGCAAAGAATATCCGCAAGGCGAAATCGTCATTCATCCTTTTCTGGACGGACGCGACACTCCCCCGCGAAGCTGCATGGAGTATCTGGCCAAATTAAACAAAGTAATGCAAGAAGTAGGAAGCTGCCGCATCGGTACGGTGATGGGACGCTACTATGCAATGGATCGTTCACGCGATTGGACGCTGACCGACCAGGCTTACAACTGCATTGTTAGCGCCCAAGGACGCCGCGCCAGCTCCGCCGAACAAGCCGTTAAAGAATCCTACGAAAAAGACAGAACGCCCGATGATGTGGAGATGTTCGACGAATACATTCCGCCTTATGTCATCGGCGACTACGATGGCGTGCACGACGGCGACAGCGTTTTTCACACCAACTACCGGCAGGACCGAGCCATTCAATTGAGCATGGCTTTTGTTGAAGACACCTATCCTGGCCAGCGCAGCAAACGGCCAAAAGTAATTTATCTGGGATTTACCCAGTATTACGACGAATTTGAAAACTATTTGATGGCGTCCATGACCTCTTCCGGCAATATGGAAAATATTTTAGGAGAAGTACTTTCTAAGGCCGGCTTAAAGCAACTGCGCATTGCGGAAACGCAAAAGTTCAGACACGTAACCAGCTTTTTTAACGGTAAATTAACCACGCCTTTTCCGGGAGAAGATCAGGTTGAAATCAAAAGTACAATCGATCCCGCCGCCTACGCCAGTCACCCGGAAATGGAAGCCTACCGCGTGACCGAAGAGCTGTTAAAGCGGCTGGAAAACAATCCCTATGCTTTTATTCTGGTCAATTACGCCAACGGCGACATGGTGGGTCACACCGGCGATTTCGAAGCCGCTAAAAGAGCCATCGAAGTGGTGGACGAATGCGTGGGGCGCATTGTCAAACGCATGCTCGAACTGGACGGCCGCATTTTAATCACTGCCGACCATGGCAACAGCGAACAGATGATCGATTACGAAACGGGCATGGTTAAAACCAGCCACACCACCTTTCCGGTTGAATTCATTTACGTGGCCAAAGACGCTCCCGGCGTACAACTTAAAGAGACCGGAAAACTGGCCGACATCGCGCCCACGGTTTTAAAATTACTCGGACTTCCCATTCCCGATGAAATGACGGCCGATGTGCTGATTAAGTAA
- a CDS encoding flavoprotein: MKLLIGITSSIAAYRIPNLVSALRKKDIDVKTIVTEKAKAFVAPQALAVMSQYPCYDDQAEWGNTEHVLHIELAKWCDAFLIAPLSANTLAKIYNGLCDNLLTSTVRALGNKPLILAPAMNTRMWENPITAHQLNNMKQFYNVTVIPPVPKRLADGDEGIGGLAEDETIIQQVLKIFERKG, translated from the coding sequence ATGAAATTATTAATCGGCATTACTTCGTCTATTGCGGCTTACCGCATCCCTAACCTCGTTTCTGCCCTGAGGAAAAAGGACATTGATGTTAAAACCATCGTTACTGAAAAAGCAAAAGCCTTTGTTGCCCCCCAGGCCCTGGCTGTTATGAGCCAATACCCATGTTACGACGATCAGGCGGAATGGGGCAATACAGAACATGTGCTGCACATCGAATTGGCCAAATGGTGCGACGCTTTTTTAATCGCTCCCCTTTCCGCCAATACCCTGGCCAAAATTTACAACGGATTGTGCGACAATTTGTTAACCTCTACCGTGCGCGCTCTGGGCAATAAACCGCTTATTCTTGCTCCTGCCATGAATACGCGCATGTGGGAAAATCCGATTACCGCCCATCAGCTTAACAATATGAAACAATTTTACAATGTTACCGTTATTCCACCAGTGCCCAAACGTCTGGCAGACGGCGACGAAGGCATCGGCGGCCTGGCCGAAGACGAGACGATTATTCAGCAAGTTCTAAAAATATTCGAGAGAAAAGGTTAA
- a CDS encoding NAD(P)-dependent oxidoreductase, which yields MKIGFIGLGIMGSRMAINLIKNGFSLIVFNRTREKAQPLLEAGAEWAESPAELAKKVDLLITMLSTPEAVEQLALGENGFLNHLPHGGTWMDCTTVNPSFSRKMAALAEEHHIRFVDAPVAGSKKPAEEGQLLFLVGGKREDVVFCEPLFKAMGKKHLHVGPSGQGAALKMLFNLLLGEAMLAFAEALALGEKMGFERTQLLDILLDAPVTAPFVAGKRQKIESGVYDAEFPLQWMQKDLQLASLTAYEQSLALPALNVIKEVFALAKQQGLAEKDFSAIFAYLNK from the coding sequence ATGAAGATCGGTTTTATCGGCCTTGGCATTATGGGCAGCAGGATGGCTATTAATCTTATAAAAAACGGATTTTCGTTAATCGTTTTCAATCGCACGCGGGAAAAAGCGCAACCGCTGCTGGAAGCGGGCGCGGAATGGGCGGAATCGCCGGCCGAACTGGCCAAAAAGGTTGACTTATTAATCACCATGCTTTCCACGCCCGAAGCGGTAGAACAGCTGGCGCTGGGCGAAAACGGTTTTTTGAATCATCTGCCGCATGGCGGTACGTGGATGGACTGCACCACTGTCAATCCATCCTTTTCCAGAAAGATGGCCGCTCTGGCTGAGGAGCACCACATTCGTTTTGTTGACGCGCCGGTTGCCGGTTCGAAAAAACCGGCCGAAGAAGGCCAGTTGCTCTTTTTGGTCGGCGGAAAGCGGGAAGACGTTGTTTTTTGCGAGCCGCTCTTTAAAGCGATGGGGAAAAAACATCTTCACGTGGGGCCAAGCGGTCAGGGCGCCGCTTTGAAAATGTTATTCAACCTGCTATTGGGCGAGGCCATGCTGGCCTTTGCCGAGGCGCTGGCCCTGGGGGAAAAAATGGGCTTTGAACGGACGCAATTGTTGGACATTTTGCTGGATGCGCCGGTTACCGCGCCATTTGTTGCCGGCAAACGGCAAAAGATCGAATCCGGGGTGTATGACGCCGAGTTTCCCTTGCAGTGGATGCAAAAGGATTTACAATTGGCCAGTCTTACCGCTTATGAACAATCGCTGGCGTTGCCCGCTTTGAACGTGATTAAAGAGGTGTTTGCCCTGGCCAAACAACAGGGCCTGGCCGAAAAAGATTTTTCAGCAATCTTTGCTTATTTGAACAAGTAA
- a CDS encoding ferritin-like domain-containing protein: MSTLKDLLNVAIKQEQNSQKLYRKGMDIAQDEDSKKFFKRLHDEEVEHEKMLYNIRETELYDLDVEIKDPELLEMARSSHGSDDLYLPEDLSLQDVLEMAMKRENTARLRYEKAAALAKEDEVKELLSNLAREEENHRLHVEKYYKMHKGLFGEEI, encoded by the coding sequence ATGAGCACTTTAAAAGATTTATTGAACGTGGCTATTAAGCAGGAACAAAACTCTCAGAAGCTGTACCGTAAAGGCATGGACATTGCCCAGGACGAAGACAGCAAGAAATTCTTCAAACGCCTTCATGATGAAGAAGTAGAACATGAAAAGATGCTGTACAATATCCGTGAAACAGAGCTTTACGATCTGGATGTGGAGATAAAAGATCCTGAGCTGCTGGAGATGGCCCGTTCATCTCATGGAAGCGATGATCTGTACCTGCCGGAAGATTTGAGTCTTCAGGATGTGCTGGAAATGGCCATGAAGCGCGAGAACACAGCGCGCCTGCGTTATGAAAAAGCCGCGGCGCTGGCCAAAGAAGACGAGGTTAAAGAATTGTTGAGCAATCTGGCCAGAGAAGAAGAGAACCACAGGCTGCATGTGGAAAAATACTACAAGATGCACAAAGGCCTTTTTGGCGAAGAAATTTAG
- a CDS encoding N-acetylmuramoyl-L-alanine amidase family protein yields the protein MFRRKFLKKISYGIGLALFNPLHWLRAQERSLLKIEKDGRIIGQIPFLLKQSQCYIKLTDFADLNHLGQFTNTSRRKTLLIMDQAKFKFTHDNSFVVVNDRALQILYAPFWKEGALWVAVAELVELINEFTQYHLQFDDVHKLLRFTVRNINITSIQIEHKSNGTLIALNATRSFAADDLKTKMVNGWLYLEIVGGRGEEKALSRKINDSTVREIRAAQLDQLLSIGFHLKKEPQAYEALYDDVNGQILLTVHEKTIQKDNPEKTDDAQTQSIDEELERQKSEWMIHTIVIDPGHGGKDPGAVGYYKLKEKDIVLSVGLLLGDYLKKRLPGVKILYTRDRDVFIPLWKRTKFANENQGRLFISLHCNSSKSRRARGFETYFLSAEKDEKAREVVLTENESIKFETAHDQKRYEGINFVLATLAQNAFIKYSQYLASVVQKMLRKFLRPLGMKDRGVKQGPFWVMVGATMPNILVEMGYISNKNEAKLLRRKSTQSKIALALAEGIVKFKNDFESAL from the coding sequence ATGTTTCGCAGAAAATTTTTAAAAAAGATCTCTTACGGCATTGGCCTTGCGCTGTTTAACCCGCTGCACTGGTTGCGTGCGCAGGAACGATCGCTATTGAAAATAGAAAAAGACGGCAGAATCATCGGGCAAATTCCCTTCCTTTTAAAACAGAGTCAATGTTACATCAAATTAACAGACTTTGCCGATCTGAACCATCTCGGTCAATTTACTAACACCAGCCGCCGAAAAACGCTTTTAATCATGGATCAGGCAAAGTTTAAATTTACGCATGATAATTCGTTTGTGGTGGTCAACGATCGTGCTTTGCAAATTTTGTACGCTCCTTTCTGGAAAGAGGGCGCCCTGTGGGTGGCAGTTGCCGAATTGGTGGAACTAATCAACGAATTTACGCAGTACCATCTGCAATTTGACGATGTTCACAAATTACTGCGTTTTACGGTGCGAAACATCAACATCACCAGCATTCAAATCGAGCACAAGTCCAACGGCACGTTAATCGCATTAAATGCCACACGTTCGTTTGCTGCGGACGACTTAAAAACCAAAATGGTGAACGGCTGGTTGTACCTGGAAATTGTCGGCGGCCGGGGAGAAGAAAAAGCCCTGTCGCGCAAGATCAACGATTCTACTGTTCGGGAAATTCGGGCGGCGCAACTGGATCAGCTTTTATCTATTGGCTTTCATCTTAAAAAGGAGCCGCAGGCTTACGAAGCGCTTTACGACGATGTGAATGGTCAGATTTTGCTGACCGTTCATGAAAAAACAATTCAGAAAGATAATCCCGAAAAGACGGATGATGCGCAAACCCAAAGTATTGATGAAGAGCTCGAGCGGCAAAAATCGGAATGGATGATTCATACCATTGTCATTGATCCCGGGCACGGCGGAAAGGATCCGGGGGCGGTTGGTTATTACAAACTCAAGGAAAAAGATATTGTGCTTTCGGTGGGCCTGTTGTTGGGCGATTACCTCAAAAAGCGTCTACCGGGAGTGAAAATACTTTACACGCGCGATAGAGATGTGTTTATCCCGCTGTGGAAACGAACCAAGTTTGCCAATGAGAATCAAGGACGATTATTCATCAGCCTGCACTGTAATTCTAGCAAAAGCAGAAGGGCCAGAGGATTTGAAACCTACTTTTTAAGCGCGGAAAAAGACGAAAAAGCGCGCGAGGTGGTGTTAACGGAAAACGAATCGATCAAATTTGAAACGGCGCACGACCAGAAGAGATACGAAGGGATAAATTTCGTCCTTGCAACATTGGCGCAAAACGCCTTTATTAAATACAGTCAGTACCTGGCTTCGGTGGTGCAGAAAATGCTGCGAAAATTTTTGCGCCCACTGGGCATGAAAGATCGCGGCGTAAAGCAGGGCCCGTTCTGGGTGATGGTTGGCGCCACCATGCCCAATATTCTGGTGGAAATGGGCTATATCTCCAATAAAAACGAAGCCAAACTTTTACGTAGAAAATCGACGCAATCGAAAATTGCGCTGGCTCTGGCCGAAGGAATAGTTAAGTTTAAAAATGATTTTGAAAGTGCATTGTGA
- the murI gene encoding glutamate racemase produces MERPIGVFDSGVGGLTVVKQLNKILPDEQLIYFGDTARIPYGTKSKRLIQQFALEDALFLLQFNIKFLVVACNTASSSALEILKERLHIPVVGVVEPGAQAAVERTRNKKIGVIGTSATIGSSSYTKSILKLMPDAQVLGRPCPLLVPLVEEGWLDGEVTRLTLKKYLAPLMEQKVDTIILGCTHYPLLEPTIQDILGPDVSLIDSGKETARVVKETLMSLKLVNSGGKPGADLYFVSDSARQFAEVGSRFLGRPLENVQRIDFDEFLIKNSDAPLLKNFEVLYDE; encoded by the coding sequence ATGGAACGACCGATTGGCGTATTTGACTCCGGCGTAGGCGGATTGACGGTGGTCAAGCAGTTAAATAAAATTTTGCCTGACGAACAGTTAATTTATTTTGGCGACACGGCGCGCATCCCTTACGGAACTAAATCAAAACGTTTAATACAGCAGTTTGCCCTGGAAGACGCGCTTTTTTTGCTGCAGTTTAATATCAAGTTTTTAGTCGTGGCCTGCAACACGGCCTCTTCCAGCGCGCTTGAAATTTTGAAAGAACGATTACATATTCCGGTTGTGGGCGTTGTAGAGCCGGGCGCGCAGGCGGCGGTTGAGCGCACCAGAAATAAAAAGATCGGCGTAATCGGAACCAGCGCCACCATTGGCAGCAGTTCTTACACTAAATCCATTTTAAAACTGATGCCCGATGCACAGGTTTTGGGGCGGCCCTGCCCGCTGCTGGTGCCGCTTGTGGAAGAGGGTTGGCTGGATGGCGAGGTAACGCGCCTGACTCTGAAAAAGTATCTGGCGCCTTTGATGGAACAAAAGGTAGATACCATCATTTTAGGATGTACGCACTATCCGCTGCTGGAGCCAACCATTCAGGATATCCTGGGGCCGGATGTAAGCTTAATTGATTCCGGGAAGGAAACGGCGCGCGTGGTCAAAGAAACATTGATGTCCTTAAAGCTGGTAAACAGTGGAGGTAAGCCGGGCGCCGACCTGTACTTTGTCAGCGACAGCGCCAGGCAGTTTGCCGAAGTGGGGTCGCGCTTTTTGGGGCGGCCGCTGGAAAATGTTCAACGCATCGATTTCGACGAATTTTTGATTAAAAATTCCGATGCGCCTCTGTTAAAAAATTTTGAGGTTTTATATGATGAATAA